From Pseudonocardia autotrophica, one genomic window encodes:
- a CDS encoding SDR family NAD(P)-dependent oxidoreductase, translated as MSHTVVVTGAAGALGRAVVEEFRARGHRVVALGRPGPGLDRIAADGVHPIGVDLTDRGAVGEAFDRIDDLPGTVGTLVAVAGGYAPGGLADADPDTLHGLFDTNYASVVWAAQAAAPRIAGAGGGAIVTVGAKAGATGPAQLVHGTSKAAVHRLTELLADELRPQRIRVNAVLPSVIDTPTNREWMSDDAVARAVTPAAIARVVAFLAGPDAAPISGALIPVHGDS; from the coding sequence ATGAGTCACACCGTTGTCGTCACCGGCGCTGCCGGGGCACTGGGCCGCGCCGTCGTGGAGGAGTTCCGGGCACGCGGGCACCGGGTCGTCGCGCTCGGCCGGCCGGGGCCCGGGCTCGACCGGATCGCCGCCGACGGCGTCCATCCGATCGGCGTCGATCTGACCGACCGCGGGGCCGTCGGCGAGGCGTTCGACCGGATCGACGACCTCCCCGGAACCGTCGGCACGTTGGTCGCGGTGGCCGGCGGCTACGCGCCCGGCGGACTCGCCGATGCCGACCCGGACACCCTGCACGGGCTGTTCGACACCAACTACGCCTCGGTCGTGTGGGCGGCGCAGGCCGCGGCCCCGCGGATCGCCGGCGCGGGCGGCGGCGCGATCGTCACCGTCGGGGCGAAGGCCGGTGCCACCGGACCGGCCCAGCTCGTGCACGGCACCAGCAAGGCCGCCGTGCACCGGCTGACCGAGCTGCTCGCCGACGAGCTGCGCCCGCAGCGGATCCGGGTCAACGCGGTGCTGCCGTCGGTGATCGACACCCCCACCAACCGGGAGTGGATGAGCGACGACGCGGTCGCCCGCGCCGTCACCCCGGCCGCGATCGCCCGGGTGGTCGCCTTCCTCGCCGGTCCGGACGCGGCCCCGATCTCCGGCGCCCTGATCCCCGTGCACGGCGACTCCTGA